In Toxoplasma gondii ME49 chromosome X, whole genome shotgun sequence, a single genomic region encodes these proteins:
- a CDS encoding rRNA pseudouridine synthase (encoded by transcript TGME49_214210), with amino-acid sequence MKEATSDPGLVASAGTEGGKKKKKTDNYAIEPNSSSPPIDTSKWPLLLKHYDRLNVRTGHYTPLPHGCSPLCRPLQQYINYGAMNLDKPANPSSHEVVAWLKKILRVEKTGHSGTLDPKVTGCLLVCINRATRLVKSQQSAGKEYVCIIRFHAKPESKAKVARALETLTGALFQRPPVVAAVKRQLRIRTIYASRLLDYDEQRHMAVFWAKCEAGTYIRTLCVHLGLVLGCGAHMQELRRVRSGNLGERDHLVTMHDVLDAMHVYDSTRDETYLRRTIFPLELLLTGFPRIVVKDSCVNAICYGAKLMIPGVLRFESGIEVHQEVVLMTTKGEAIALGVAQMTSSVIATVDHGVVSTVKRVLMDRDTYDMRWGYGPRASEKKKMILAGLLDKKGKPNEKTPASWLKSEGYLPKLCGSEETENGEATEAAVKEEEQPRVKEEPVDEDEEERRRRKKEKKLKKKAREAEEEESERKRRLSQGSENGDAEEEVREKKKKKKSSSAEEE; translated from the exons ATGAAGGAGGCGACCAGCGACCCCGGTCTGGTGGCCTCAGCAGGCACCgagggagggaagaaaaagaagaaaacagacaacTACGCCATTGAGCCCAACAGCTCCTCTCCCCCCATTGATACGAGTAAATGGCCTCTGCTCCTTAAA CACTACGACCGCCTGAACGTGAGGACCGGCCACTATACGCCGCTGCCTCACGGATGCTCGCCGCTCTGCCGCCCTCTGCAGCAATACATCAACTACGGGGCGATGAATCTGGACAAGCCTGCGAATCCGTCGAGCCATGAAGTTGTTGCTTGGCTAAAAAAGATTCTCCGCGTCGAGAAAACGGGTCACAGCGGCACACTCGATCCCAAAGTCACCGgctgtcttctcgtctgcatcAACAG AGCCACGCGCCTGGTCAAGTCTCAGCAGTCTGCAGGAAAGGAATACGTCTGCATTATTCGATTTCATGCGAAGCCGGAGAGCAAGGCGAAGGTTGCTCGC GCGCTCGAAACGCTCACGGGAGCGTTGTTTCAGAGACCCCCAGTTGTCGCCGCCGTCAAGAGACAGCTGCGCATTCG AACGATTTACGCGTCGCGGCTGCTGGACTACGACGAACAGCGCCACATGGCTGTGTTCTGGGCGAAGTGCGAAGCCGGGACGTACATTCGGACGCTCTGCGTCCACCTGGGCCTGGTGCTTGGGTGTGGAGCTCACATGCAAGAACTGCGTCGAGTGAGGAGTGGAAACTTGGGCGAGCGCGACCATCTGGTGACCATGCATGATGTGTTGGACGCGATGCATGTCTACGACAGTACGCGCGATGAGACGTACCTGCGCCGGACGATCTTCCCGCTCGAACTCCTCCTCACTGGCTTCCCCCGAATCGTCGTCAAAGACAGCTGCGTCAACGCCATCTGCTACGGAGCCAAGCTCATGATTCCTGGAGTCCTCCGATTCGAAAGCGGCATCGAAGTCCACCAAGAAGTCGTCCTCATGACCACCAAGGGCGAGGCCATTGCTCTCG GGGTCGCGCAGATGACTTCCAGCGTCATCGCAACTGTGGACCACGGCGTCGTGTCTACCGTCAAGCGCGTCCTGATGGACCGAGATACGTACGACATGCGCTGGGGCTACGGTCCGCGGGcgagtgagaagaagaagatgattCTCGCAGGTCTTCTGGACAAGAAGGGGAAACCGAACGAGAAGACTCCCGCCTCGTGGCTCAAGAGCGAAGG ATATCTCCCCAAGTTGTGTGgctctgaggagacagaaaacggagaggcgacggaagCTGCagtgaaggaggaagagcagcCTCGAGTGAAAGAGGAACCtgtcgacgaagacgaagaagaacgacgccgaaggaagaaggaaaagaaactcaAG AAGAAAgctcgagaagcagaggaggaagagagcgagaggaagcgccGGCTGTCGCAGGGCTCTGAGAACGGAGACGCTGAGGAGGAAGTtcgtgagaagaagaaaaagaagaagagttcgagcgctgaagaagagtga